One genomic segment of Catalinimonas alkaloidigena includes these proteins:
- a CDS encoding acyltransferase family protein codes for MPETITPAPSLDQSLIKNSVVASKRLLSLDVMRGITIAGMIIVNTPGSWSHVYPPLQHAEWHGLTPTDLVFPFFLFMVGVSITLAFNKRLAKGVSKKPLATKTLKRTLIIFALAMFLALFPEFDFANLRVAGVLTRIALVYFICSLIFLQVRTWKGIAILSAVLLVAYWLMMVLIPVPGVGPANLEPGTNLAAWLDSVAMPGRLYRETWDPEGLLSTIPAVVTGLTGILAGYLIQSKNSGEHKIIWMMVVGTALCILAYFWNQVFPVNKNLWSSSYVLASSGMAALLLGCMYWLIDVQKYQRWTPFFVAFGMNAITAYVLHGVLISAFMDYDGDGKTLRAESYEALAGLGLGAELASFVWALLYLLLCFIPVWIMYKKKIIVKI; via the coding sequence ATGCCTGAAACCATTACACCTGCTCCCAGTCTGGATCAAAGCCTTATAAAAAATTCTGTAGTTGCCTCTAAACGCCTATTGTCACTTGACGTGATGCGAGGCATCACCATTGCCGGAATGATCATTGTCAATACGCCGGGATCATGGAGTCATGTTTATCCTCCTTTGCAACACGCAGAATGGCATGGGCTTACACCTACCGATCTGGTTTTTCCATTTTTCCTCTTTATGGTAGGAGTCTCCATTACTTTGGCTTTTAATAAGCGCCTTGCCAAAGGAGTAAGTAAGAAACCATTGGCCACTAAGACCCTCAAGAGAACACTTATAATCTTTGCTTTAGCGATGTTTCTGGCCCTATTCCCGGAGTTTGATTTTGCTAACCTTAGGGTAGCGGGAGTCCTGACACGGATTGCGCTTGTCTACTTCATCTGCAGCCTGATCTTTCTTCAGGTCAGGACCTGGAAAGGCATTGCTATCCTTAGTGCTGTCCTTTTAGTAGCCTACTGGCTGATGATGGTGCTGATCCCGGTACCAGGTGTAGGCCCTGCGAACCTGGAGCCAGGGACTAATCTGGCTGCCTGGCTGGATAGTGTAGCCATGCCCGGGCGTTTATATCGCGAGACCTGGGACCCTGAAGGTTTACTTAGCACCATTCCCGCAGTAGTTACCGGGCTGACAGGCATACTGGCAGGTTACCTGATCCAGAGCAAGAATAGTGGAGAACATAAAATCATCTGGATGATGGTGGTGGGTACTGCGCTTTGTATTCTGGCCTATTTTTGGAATCAGGTATTTCCGGTCAACAAAAATCTTTGGAGCAGCTCATATGTGCTGGCTTCTTCAGGGATGGCCGCTTTGCTATTGGGCTGTATGTATTGGCTCATAGATGTACAAAAGTACCAGCGCTGGACACCTTTTTTTGTGGCTTTTGGCATGAATGCCATCACTGCTTATGTACTGCATGGCGTTCTCATCAGTGCTTTTATGGATTATGATGGCGATGGTAAAACTTTAAGAGCAGAGAGCTATGAGGCTTTGGCAGGCCTGGGGCTAGGCGCAGAGTTGGCCTCATTCGTCTGGGCACTGCTCTATCTTTTACTGTGCTTTATTCCTGTCTGGATCATGTACAAAAAGAAAATTATTGTAAAAATCTAG